Proteins found in one Zea mays cultivar B73 chromosome 1, Zm-B73-REFERENCE-NAM-5.0, whole genome shotgun sequence genomic segment:
- the LOC118473250 gene encoding probable E3 ubiquitin-protein ligase HIP1: protein MEVLVALERIEQQAELTYDQLLMLEANLVFGAFTSYDRHRDMRMDIDDMSYEELLALEERIGSVSTALSEEQFTKCLKRSIYSQVALEVNKSTVDDMKCSICQVSGNLT, encoded by the exons ATGGAG GTTTTGGTTGCATTGGAGAGGATTGAACAGCAAGCAGAGCTGACCTATGAT CAATTGCTAATGTTGGAGGCTAATCTAGTTTTTGGCGCCTTTACCTCCTATGATCGACATAGAGACATGCGGATGGATATTGATGATATGTCCTATGAG GAATTATTGGCACTGGAGGAGAGAATAGGCTCTGTGAGCACAGCTCTTTCGGAGGAGCAGTTCACAAAATGCCTCAAAAGAAGCATATATAGTCAGGTCGCTTTAGAAGTCAACAAATCAACCGTTGATGACATGAAATGCAGCATCTGTCAGGTAAGCGGTAACCTTACCTAG